The nucleotide window GAGCTTTACAAATATAATCTGTTTTTGTAGAAATCAAAAACAATATCTCCTTTATCTATCCGGATATGGCCAATAAAAATACCAGCCTTACAATGTTTTTGTTTATACAAAGAAAAATAGCAGATTACTTTTTTCATTTCTCTTTTTGGAAGTTATTATAAAAACCTCTACCAATTGTTTAAAAATGATTTATTCAATTGTAAATTAACCTATAATGTTTCGGACAGGTAGAAGGTTTTTTTATAAAAATAAAAAAAAAATCTTTATTTTTGCCTCTTATCAAAGACAACACAATGGGTGAAATTACAAGAGTTCTCAAAACTTTTATCGGCTATTTGAAAAGACCTGATCTTTATCCCGAATTAGGCCGAAAAATTATTAAAAACACAGTTAATAGAGGTAATGCCTTTAAAGGAAAGGAAAAAACAAATTCCTGGGCCGCAGAAAGATGCATTTCACAAGAAGAGGCAGTGTCCAGACTTTTTGGACTTGATATTAAACCTTTTCGCGTTGAATACCATGAAATTTTAAGTTTTGCAGAACAAAGAGAAAAAGAATGTCCTGTAAAAATGGGTGGGCCTGGAGCATTGGAGCTTATTTATTATGCCTGTGAATTTACAAAAGCACAGCATGTAGTGGAAACAGGGGTCGCTTACGGATGGTCTTCACTGGCATCTCTTTTATCTCTTGCAAAAAGAGGAGGACGTTTGTATAGCTCGGACATGCCTTATCTGGCACAGGATGGAGATCAATATGTAGGATATGTAGTTCCTGAAAAGCTAAAAAGTAATTGGAAATTATTTCGTTTTGCCGATAAAGAATCACTTCCGAAAATCTTCGCTGAAAATGCTGTATTTGATGTTCTTCATTATGATTCTGATAAAAGCTATAATGGAAGAATATGGGCTTATGATGAGCTTTATAAGCATTTGAGAAAAGGAGGGGTTTTCATTAGTGATGATATTGGTGATAATTCCGCTTACCAGGATTTTTGTGAAAAAAATAATATTAACACAACTGTAGTAGAGTTTGAAGGCAAATACGTAGGTGTCTTTATCAAATAAACTTTAAAGTTATACAGCATTGAATGATCAGTGAAAATAAGTCAGATTACCTTTACGAGATTTGTAGCAGCTATTGCGATTGTCATTTCGCATTTTAATAAAGACTTATTTTTATATCAGATCAATTATCTGTCAGATATTTTCCTGCGGGCCAATGTTGGCGTAAGCTACTTTTTTATTCTTTCGGGATTCATTATGATGGTTGCCTACCATAAAAAGAATTCCATTGATTACCTGGATTTTTACCGGAACAGATTCGCCAGGATTTATCCTTTATATGTTGTAGGGCTTTTGTTATATCTTGTTACCAGGTCCTCCGACTTCAGTTTATATAAACTGATATTGTATCTGTTTGGCATTCAAAGCTGGATCCCTGGCGAAGCTTTAGTCCTGAATTTTCCCGGATGGTCTATTTCTGTAGAATTCCTTTTCTATTTGCTGTTTCCTCTATTATACAACAGATATTATTCGAAAAAGAATAAGAGCATTTGGGTGATTACAATCTTAATATGGCTGATCACACAGGTATTCTCGAATTTTTATGTAAAATCTTTATGGTATGAAGGACCTCATACAAAAAGCCATGAATTTGGATTTTATTTTCCACTCATGCACCTTAATGAATTTTTAATAGGAAATCTGGCAGGAATGTATTTTGTGAAGAATTTTAAGCAAAAGAACTATGACGTTCCTGTTATTATTTTATTTATGGCAGTATTGCTGGCTCTTATTTTTATTCCGCTTAATTTTCATAATGGCCTTATGGCAGTGCTTTTCATCCCATTAATTATTCTGATCTCTTATAATAATGGGGTACTCACCAAGCTTTTCTCTTTAAAACCTTTGGAATATCTTGGAGAAATAAGTTATGCAATCTATATTGTGCATATTCCGGTTTTGTATATCATAAGGGAGATTTTGAAATGGCAGCATATGTTGCTTGACATTGATACGGTTTTCTGGATATATATAGCTGTTTTGCTTATTATATCTGCTTTGTTCTATCAGTGGATTGAAAAGCCTTTAAGAGATTACCTGAAAAAACTAAAAATAGGCTGAAAATATTTACTTTTGCTATAATTACACAAATATATAAACACATGAATGAATTAATAGTTCCCATCTTTTCCGGATATTTTTTAACTGCTGAAAATCTAAGTTAGTATTAACGCATTGAAGAATATCTATGTTATTTAATTCCATTGGCTTTTTAATTTTCCTGCCGATTGTATTTATATTATATTGGTTTGTTTTCAGGAAAAAATACCAGCATCAGAACCTGATGCTACTGGTAGCAAGCTTCTATTTCTATGCCTGCTGGGACTGGAGATTTTTATTTTTGCTGATGTTTTCTATAGGACTGGATTTTGTGTCCGGGCTCCAGATAGAAAAAAGTAAAACAAAAAAAGAAGCGACATTCTGGTTGACCCTAAGTATTGTAATCAATTTAGGCTTTCTTGGCTTTTTTAAATATTACAACTTCTTTGCTGAAAGTTTTGCCGATCTGTTAAGCGGATTCGGGTTTACGGTAAATGTCTGGTTACTCAATATTGTGCTTCCTGTCGGGATCTCTTTTTATACATTCCATGGTCTTTCTTACGTGATCGATATTTATAAAAAAAGGATCAAAGCAGAGACCAATTTTATAGATTACGCTCTGTTTGTAAGCTATTTCCCGTTACTTGTTGCGGGACCTATTGAAAGAGCTACCCATCTTTTACCGCAGATACAAAAGAAAAGAGTGTTCAATTATGAGCAGGCTGCAGATGGGATGAGACAGATTTTATGGGGATTCTTCAAGAAAATGGTAATTGCAGATAATTGTGCACCATTAGTTAATGAGATTTTTACTAATTATCAAACTGAAAGTCCTGCTAATCTCTTAATGGGAGCTGTTTTGTTTGCCTTTCAGATTTATGGGGATTTTTCAGGATATTCAGATATTGCATTGGGTGTTTCAAGGCTGTTTGGAATAGAACTTCTGAAGAACTTTGCCTTTCCTTATTTCTCAAGGGATATTGCTGAGTTTTGGAGAAGGTGGCATATTTCATTGTCTTCATGGTTCAGAGATTATCTTTATATTCCTTTAGGAGGAAGTAAAGGAGGGCTGATGATGAAGGTCAGAAATACATTCATTATCTTTCTTGTTTCCGGATTCTGGCATGGAGCTAACTGGACCTTTATCATTTGGGGAGGGTTGAATGCCTTATATTTTATGCCATTGCTGCTTGCCGATAAAAATCGTCAGAACTTAGAAGTAGTTGCAATGGACAGACTTTTGCCCTCTTTTAAAGAATTTTTTAAAATATTACTCACCTTCGGTCTTACTTGTTTTGCATGGATTTTCTTCCGGGCAGAGTCTGTTACTCAGGCTGTTTTATACATTAAAAGGATCATTGACCCGGCTTTATTTATAATTCCCAAACCGTTTCCTTTTAAAGTCTTTTCGCTGGTTGCCGTCATGTTTGTCATTGAGTGGATCAACAGAGGGAAGAACCATGGGTTGGAAATTGACCAATTCAGGCCGTGGATAAGAAGAATTCTATATCTGGTTATCATCTATATTATTCTGCGGTATGCCAATTTCGGAAATAATGAATTTATTTATTTTCAGTTTTAACATGAAAAAATTTTTATTTAAAATATCATTTTATATCGTCGGAGTCCTAATCGTATTCGGGGTTTTGGGATGGTTTGCGGATGGAAATACAGATGATAATTATATGCACTTCGCCGTAAAAAAACCACAGAATATTATTCTGGGAGATTCAAGAGGGGCTCAGGCAGTTCTTCCACAGCTTTTAAATCAAAAATTAGGAAGAGATTTTGATAATTTTGCATTGAACGTTGTACAGTCTCCGTACGGACAAATCTATTATAAGGCGTTACAAAGAAAACTGGACCCGGAAACCAAAAACGGATTATTCATTATAACCGTGGACCCCTGGAATCTATCCTTAGATAAGAATGTGAAAAAAGAAGAGGACTTTCCGGAAAATCATTCTCCGTTAAAGAATATGCATTTTTATGATCTGTCCCCGAATTATGAATATCTGCTGAGAAATTACACCCGAAGCTGGTTTAAGCTTTACACGGAGAGAGAGGAAGCAGGAAGATCAAACACTTATCTGCATAAAAATGGTTGGATGGAAGTAACGGTAAACATGCAAAAAGATTCTATAGCCAAGAGGGAAATTGAGAAAATAAATTTCTATAAACAATTGGCTCAGAACCAGAATATTTCGCAAGCCAGGTTCAATGCCTTAGAAGACATTATCAGATTCCTTAAAAGTAAAGGGACTGTCTATCTTGTAAGAATTCCTGCTTCAGAAAAAATGGTAGCACTGGAACATTCCTATTCGCCTGATTTTAATGAAAAAATGAAAGAGATCTCCAAAAAATATGGTGTTTATTTCTTCGATTTCTCTTCTAAAGCCAAGGAATATCAATATACAGATGGAAATCATATGTATAAAGAATCCGGAAAAGTATTTACTACACAAATAGCGGATTCGATTCTGTCCAAAACAAAAAGATAAGATCTAAATCAGAATAGATATTTCCTGAAATTAATATTATACAATCCGGAGCGGATGCTTGGATAATCTGTGACAAGATATTTCAGAATCATATTCCATTTTTTGAAGAAGGGAGCATTGGCAATTTCAAAACTACGATGCATTCTTTTAATGTGGAGTTTCATATGAGCTGGAATTGTATCTTCGTTTTCTGACCAGTCTTTCACTTCTTTCCAAAGCAAAACTCTTGTAGTGGAAGGTTTTATTTTCTTAGAATCTACCTTTGTAATCCTGTTGTCTTCATGTACACCCCTTACCGCAACTGCTTTGTCTAAAATACCAGGATAAAGATCAAGGTAATAGGATAAACGGAATAAAAATTCGGTATCCTGGTGCAATCTTAAATTTGTTTTAAATAAAGGATTCATCTTGCGCAGCATAGATTCTTTCCTGATCGTTAAAGCGTCAATACTAAATAAACCAAAGCTTCCCAACATATTCATTTGTCCTGGGAATACATCCTTAGGGTCATGAATTTTATATACCGTCGTTAAGCGGTCCTGAAAAAGTTTATAATACTGTTCTTTTGCCTTTTCCGAGTAATAATGTACACCCAACGCACCATAAACACCTTCTATTTCAGGATTTTTAAATAATTCTCTTTCAGCATCAAATCTATTCGGAAGGTAATAATCGTCGGCATCTAAGAAAGCAATAAAATCCCCGGTTGATTTTTCTATCCCAAGATTTCTGGTAGGGCCTGCACCGTGGTTGCCTTTGTCGGGGTGCTGGTAAAGCTGAACTCTGCTATATTTTTCAGTAAGTTGCTGACAGACCTCCAAAGCGTTGTCGGGAGATTTGTCCTCTACTAATATAACCTCATGAACTTCATCAAATTGAAGCGCAGATTCTACTGCTTGGGAGACATATTTTTCTGCATTATAAACGGGAATGATGACTGAGATTTTCATTTTTTCAATTGGAAATTTTATTGTGTTTATACGTTATTTCTTACTGCAAGAATTTAAGCTTTTAATTTTATTTTTAAGTAATGAGTTATCTTTTTTTCTACAAAGTGATATAGGAATGCGGCTACTGCAATTACCACAAGTATTTTAAATATAAAATAGGGAATATTAAAATATCCTGCTACTTTGAACTTTCTGAAGAATATTTCTACAAAAGGATGGGATAGATAGAGAGAATAAGAAATATCCCCCAGAAATATCAGAAAACGGTTTCCTTTATAATGAAAGGTAAAATCAAAAAGTAGAAAAGAAAATACCAATAGTGAGACTACCATTAAGGTGATGAGCGGATTTGTGATCTTCAAAAACCCGAATAAATAGAGTAAGAAAAACGATATTCCTATGATACTGATAAAGCTTGCCCGGCTTTTATTAACTGTGAATCTATTAAAAAATACAGCCAATAATATTCCCATAACAAAATAGAGATTAAGTGAACTGGTTACCAGTTGCAAATAAGCTCCTTCGAATGGATAAATGATTCCCAGGATATAAGTACAAATAAATAAAAGAACAATAAAAGAATATTTTTTTGTATTAAATAAGAGAGAGATTCCGAAAATAAGGTAGAAAAACATCTCGTAATTAAGCGACCACCCAAGATACAGAACGGGAAAAGTATCCTTTTGGGGGAGAAAAAATACCGAATGAATAAGTCTCTTGGCTCCCTCGCCATGAAAATAAGACATAAAATTTCCACCAAGTACAATCCAGGCTAAAGTTAATATAAAATATAAAGGAATAATTCTGATTATCCTTCTTTTATAAAACAAAGTTAATTCGGAAGATTGGTTTGCTGTGAATTTCTTTTTATAGGTAGTAAAAGTGATGATAAACCCACTGATTACAAAAAAAATATTAACACCGATACTTCCTTTACTGAATAAAATTTCACCCAACCGTAGATCCTGAAAATTAATATAATCAGCAAAGTGAAAACAGCATACCAGTAATGCTGATATTCCTCTTAATATTTGTAGGTTATTAAGCTTCATGAGCGGATGTACGTAAAGCGGTATTGCGTTTTCAGGATATCTGGATTTTTTAGAATGGCAGTCAATAGATTCACCATTTTGGAAACTCCTTTTTTCTCAGAAAGTTCAAATGCTTTTTTCTGTAAATAAAGGTGATTTGCGGCATCTGTATCCATGGACACAGATCTGGACCACTCATATAATGAATTCCAGAAAAGGAATTGTCTCCTGTTGTATTGTGGCGAATATCGGACAATCTTGGTAATTCTGTTATCATCATGTATTCCTCTCATCGCAACGGCCTGGTCTATACTACCTGATTTCAGATGGCAGTGGTAAGCCAGTTTAATGATAAAATCAGAGTCCTGGTGTACGCGGAGAATATTATTAAATCTCAGATTATTCCGTTCCAGAGCAGATTTTCTGACGGTTAATCCATTCAAATGGAAAAATGTACCGAAAGTTTTCGGTGTAAGCCCGAGAAGCCCTCTGAATACTTCCTTTCCTTCTGCCGGATAATTTACTGTTGTCAATGTATTGTCACTGAACTTCGACTGAAATTCCTTTTTCCCTTTTTCAGTGAGATATTCAACCCCTATGGCATTGAAGATTCCATCTACATGAGGCTCTTTAAAAAGTTCTTTCTCCGCATCAAACCTATTGGGTAGGTAATAATCATCAGCATCCAGAAATGTAATGAAGCTTGAGGTGGCTTTTTCAATACCCAGATTTCTTGAAGCAGCAGCACCATGGTTTCCTTTGTCAGGATGCTGGAATAATTGAACTCTTTGATCTTCACCTGCTAATTCTTTACAAACTTCCAGGGAATGATCAGAAGATTTATCTTCAACTAAAATAACTTCTTTCACTTCTTCAAATTGCAGGGCAGACTGTACTGATTTCTTTAGAAAATCAGCAGCATTGTATACAGGGATAATGACAGAAATATCAAGCATCAGAGAACCGATTTATTATTATGAGCCCAAAGAGCAAGCTGCAATAAATTCCAGTGCTTATGGTCCTTGTTCAAAAATTTTTGGGTGATATCAAAATCAATATAGTTAAAAACCTTTTGAGACGAATCTTTTAGAAGATCGTTGGAGAGCTTTATAAGGTTTTCTTCATCAAACCAGTTCTTAACGCTGAGCCCGAAACCTTGTTTGTGACGTTTTCTAATTGTATCGGTCCAATAATTATTCATGGATTCACGAAGAATTATTTTATCGTTTTCATTGGTGATTTTCAGCTGATCAGGTAGCTGAATACAGAATTCTGCAAAATCGACATCAAGAAAAGGAGTTCTTATTTCTAATGAATTTGCCATCGCCATTCTGTCTGATTTGACCATCATATTGCCAGGAACATAATTTTCCAGATCTACTCTCATGATGTCATTTAATGAATCAGGATTTGGAGTAAAGCTGTATCCCTGCTGATAATCCGTTGAACATCCCAAAAGACTACGTTCCGATTTATTAAATACATTTCTGACAGAATTCAGATGAAAATCCAGAATAGAGTCATACTTTAAATTCTGTTGGGTTACAAACGAAACCGTTTTTGCTTTTTTATAAAGGTTAAGTCCGAATTTGGCGATTAAATTTTTATAACTGAAATGATTTTTCATCATATTTTCAACCGTATAAAAATGATATCCGCCGAACAGCTCATCTCCAACATCACCTGAAAGGGTTACGGTCAGATTTTTTCTTGCATTTTTACAAATCTCATAATGTGGAAGGTAAGAAGTATCAGCAAAAGGTTCGTCAAAGAAAGGAGAAACATGCAGTAATGATTCAGCCAGGTCCTTTTTTTGCTCATGAACTTCTATATGATTGGTATTGTATTTCTCTGCAATTTCTTTGGCATATTTGAGCTCGCTGTCTTTATGATCATATCCGAAACTGATTGTTGTCTGATGGGGCAGGAACTCATCTACCAGAGCAACTATAGACGAAGAATCCAGACCGCCGCTCAGAAAACTTCCGACCTGTACATCTGCTATAAGCTGTTTTTTAACAGCATTTTTCAGAAGGTACAGAAATTCTTCCTTAGCATCGGACAGGCTGATCACCCTGTCTTTTGACGGCAGACTGTAATACCTTGAAACAGTAATCTTCCCATCTTTCCAGATCAGCTGATGAGCAGGTGGTAAAGTATATATATTGCTGTAAATGCTTTGATAGGTACTTACGTAGCCATATTGAAGATAGTTGGAAATGGCTTCAGGATTTACTTTAGGATGAATTAATCCGGACGCCAGAATCGCTTTGATTTCTGAAGCAAAAATAAATTCATTATTATTTCCGATGGCATAGTAGAACGGTTTTTCACCAAAACGGTCTCTGGCAGAGAACAACTGCTGTTCACGGTCATCCCAGATGGCAAAAGCAAACATTCCCGGAAGATCATGGATGAGGTTCTGCTGTTTTCTCTGATACATTGCAAGAATCACTTCCGTATCGGAACCTCCATGGTATGGATATTCCGCATATTGTCTTTTGAGATCCAGATATCCATAGATTTCTCCGTTAAGGACAATACATTCGTTTTTTGTATTGGAGAACATCGGCTGCTTCCCGTTTTCAGACAAGTCTATAATGGAAAGTCTGCGGTGGCCTAATATAGCATTATCATAGAACTCAAAGTCTGAAGCATCCGGTCCGCGATGAATCAGAGAATCTGTCATTCTTTTGATTTCCTGCTGATAATTTGCTGCATTATTGCTTATAATTCCGGCTATTCCGCACATATGCTTTTATTTTTCATCATTAATTTTATCATTTTGTACAGCTAAATTACGATAAATTAAGGAAAGTATGATCGGTTTACATCAGCTGATCCCTCAAACTATTTGAATCTATTATGTTGAAATTGTTGAAAAATGAATACGGCTGATATATTCATTATCCACATTCATAATGAAAAAGAGCGGGATGATATTCACCATACATATCAGCCATTACAGGTGTTGATTATCTGGTGAAAGTATATTTTATAATCTTTAACAGCTGGCTTATCCCTGTTCCTATATTTTTTGAAATGGAAAAGCGTTCAAAGATGGCTGCATAAAGATTCCTGTTCCATAAAGGTGAAACAAATTCCTTTTCATAATAATATTTATTGATAAGCTGATCTAAGGTTTTTAATATCTGCTGATCTGCTCTCGGATCATTATTAATCCTTTTAATATTTTTAAAAATATCAATGGAAGTGCGGTATTGCTTTTCTGTTTCTAATGAGCTGTATACACCACCGCTGTGAAGCCTGTAGACTCCCACTACTTTATTAAAGCTTCTGCCTTTCCCGAATTCAAGGGCATGGTAAAAATAGTAAAGATCTCTGTAATTGGGATAAATGTCAATCCACTTCTCATCAATACAGTCTTTTCTGATCAGATAAGTGAAAGTTTGGGTAGGGCGCTGTACAAAAAAGCTGTCCTGGGTATAGTCAATATATTCCCGTCCGTTGAACATGGAGTCTTTTCCATCTTCTGTCATCTTATTTTCATCCTGATGAAACAGTAAATTTCTGGCAGTCACCATGACGTATTCTGAATTGTTTTCAAGGAAATCATACTGAAACTGTAGTTTTTCCGGATCAGTCCAGTAATCATCCCCTTCACAGTAGGCCAAATACTTTCCTTTAGCCTGAGCGAATGCAAATCTTTGATTTTCCACAAAACCGATATTGGTCTTATGATTAAAATACCGTATGATATTCGGGTATTGCGTTGCAAATTCTGAAATAATCCTGTCAGAATCATCCGGTGAATTGTCATTACAAATAATCAACTCAAACGGAAAGTCTGTTTTTTGAGAAAGCACACCTTCAATAGCCTCCTTTAAATAAGAGGCGTGATTGTAAGTGAGCATAATGACCG belongs to Chryseobacterium gleum and includes:
- a CDS encoding class I SAM-dependent methyltransferase — its product is MGEITRVLKTFIGYLKRPDLYPELGRKIIKNTVNRGNAFKGKEKTNSWAAERCISQEEAVSRLFGLDIKPFRVEYHEILSFAEQREKECPVKMGGPGALELIYYACEFTKAQHVVETGVAYGWSSLASLLSLAKRGGRLYSSDMPYLAQDGDQYVGYVVPEKLKSNWKLFRFADKESLPKIFAENAVFDVLHYDSDKSYNGRIWAYDELYKHLRKGGVFISDDIGDNSAYQDFCEKNNINTTVVEFEGKYVGVFIK
- a CDS encoding acyltransferase family protein is translated as MKISQITFTRFVAAIAIVISHFNKDLFLYQINYLSDIFLRANVGVSYFFILSGFIMMVAYHKKNSIDYLDFYRNRFARIYPLYVVGLLLYLVTRSSDFSLYKLILYLFGIQSWIPGEALVLNFPGWSISVEFLFYLLFPLLYNRYYSKKNKSIWVITILIWLITQVFSNFYVKSLWYEGPHTKSHEFGFYFPLMHLNEFLIGNLAGMYFVKNFKQKNYDVPVIILFMAVLLALIFIPLNFHNGLMAVLFIPLIILISYNNGVLTKLFSLKPLEYLGEISYAIYIVHIPVLYIIREILKWQHMLLDIDTVFWIYIAVLLIISALFYQWIEKPLRDYLKKLKIG
- a CDS encoding MBOAT family O-acyltransferase, whose product is MLFNSIGFLIFLPIVFILYWFVFRKKYQHQNLMLLVASFYFYACWDWRFLFLLMFSIGLDFVSGLQIEKSKTKKEATFWLTLSIVINLGFLGFFKYYNFFAESFADLLSGFGFTVNVWLLNIVLPVGISFYTFHGLSYVIDIYKKRIKAETNFIDYALFVSYFPLLVAGPIERATHLLPQIQKKRVFNYEQAADGMRQILWGFFKKMVIADNCAPLVNEIFTNYQTESPANLLMGAVLFAFQIYGDFSGYSDIALGVSRLFGIELLKNFAFPYFSRDIAEFWRRWHISLSSWFRDYLYIPLGGSKGGLMMKVRNTFIIFLVSGFWHGANWTFIIWGGLNALYFMPLLLADKNRQNLEVVAMDRLLPSFKEFFKILLTFGLTCFAWIFFRAESVTQAVLYIKRIIDPALFIIPKPFPFKVFSLVAVMFVIEWINRGKNHGLEIDQFRPWIRRILYLVIIYIILRYANFGNNEFIYFQF
- a CDS encoding glycosyltransferase family 2 protein codes for the protein MKISVIIPVYNAEKYVSQAVESALQFDEVHEVILVEDKSPDNALEVCQQLTEKYSRVQLYQHPDKGNHGAGPTRNLGIEKSTGDFIAFLDADDYYLPNRFDAERELFKNPEIEGVYGALGVHYYSEKAKEQYYKLFQDRLTTVYKIHDPKDVFPGQMNMLGSFGLFSIDALTIRKESMLRKMNPLFKTNLRLHQDTEFLFRLSYYLDLYPGILDKAVAVRGVHEDNRITKVDSKKIKPSTTRVLLWKEVKDWSENEDTIPAHMKLHIKRMHRSFEIANAPFFKKWNMILKYLVTDYPSIRSGLYNINFRKYLF
- a CDS encoding acyltransferase family protein, coding for MKLNNLQILRGISALLVCCFHFADYINFQDLRLGEILFSKGSIGVNIFFVISGFIITFTTYKKKFTANQSSELTLFYKRRIIRIIPLYFILTLAWIVLGGNFMSYFHGEGAKRLIHSVFFLPQKDTFPVLYLGWSLNYEMFFYLIFGISLLFNTKKYSFIVLLFICTYILGIIYPFEGAYLQLVTSSLNLYFVMGILLAVFFNRFTVNKSRASFISIIGISFFLLYLFGFLKITNPLITLMVVSLLVFSFLLFDFTFHYKGNRFLIFLGDISYSLYLSHPFVEIFFRKFKVAGYFNIPYFIFKILVVIAVAAFLYHFVEKKITHYLKIKLKA
- a CDS encoding glycosyltransferase family 2 protein, giving the protein MLDISVIIPVYNAADFLKKSVQSALQFEEVKEVILVEDKSSDHSLEVCKELAGEDQRVQLFQHPDKGNHGAAASRNLGIEKATSSFITFLDADDYYLPNRFDAEKELFKEPHVDGIFNAIGVEYLTEKGKKEFQSKFSDNTLTTVNYPAEGKEVFRGLLGLTPKTFGTFFHLNGLTVRKSALERNNLRFNNILRVHQDSDFIIKLAYHCHLKSGSIDQAVAMRGIHDDNRITKIVRYSPQYNRRQFLFWNSLYEWSRSVSMDTDAANHLYLQKKAFELSEKKGVSKMVNLLTAILKNPDILKTQYRFTYIRS
- the asnB gene encoding asparagine synthase (glutamine-hydrolyzing) — its product is MCGIAGIISNNAANYQQEIKRMTDSLIHRGPDASDFEFYDNAILGHRRLSIIDLSENGKQPMFSNTKNECIVLNGEIYGYLDLKRQYAEYPYHGGSDTEVILAMYQRKQQNLIHDLPGMFAFAIWDDREQQLFSARDRFGEKPFYYAIGNNNEFIFASEIKAILASGLIHPKVNPEAISNYLQYGYVSTYQSIYSNIYTLPPAHQLIWKDGKITVSRYYSLPSKDRVISLSDAKEEFLYLLKNAVKKQLIADVQVGSFLSGGLDSSSIVALVDEFLPHQTTISFGYDHKDSELKYAKEIAEKYNTNHIEVHEQKKDLAESLLHVSPFFDEPFADTSYLPHYEICKNARKNLTVTLSGDVGDELFGGYHFYTVENMMKNHFSYKNLIAKFGLNLYKKAKTVSFVTQQNLKYDSILDFHLNSVRNVFNKSERSLLGCSTDYQQGYSFTPNPDSLNDIMRVDLENYVPGNMMVKSDRMAMANSLEIRTPFLDVDFAEFCIQLPDQLKITNENDKIILRESMNNYWTDTIRKRHKQGFGLSVKNWFDEENLIKLSNDLLKDSSQKVFNYIDFDITQKFLNKDHKHWNLLQLALWAHNNKSVL
- a CDS encoding glycosyltransferase family 2 protein, translated to MKPEISVIMLTYNHASYLKEAIEGVLSQKTDFPFELIICNDNSPDDSDRIISEFATQYPNIIRYFNHKTNIGFVENQRFAFAQAKGKYLAYCEGDDYWTDPEKLQFQYDFLENNSEYVMVTARNLLFHQDENKMTEDGKDSMFNGREYIDYTQDSFFVQRPTQTFTYLIRKDCIDEKWIDIYPNYRDLYYFYHALEFGKGRSFNKVVGVYRLHSGGVYSSLETEKQYRTSIDIFKNIKRINNDPRADQQILKTLDQLINKYYYEKEFVSPLWNRNLYAAIFERFSISKNIGTGISQLLKIIKYTFTR